Proteins from a single region of Tepidimicrobium xylanilyticum:
- a CDS encoding EAL domain-containing protein, which produces MKKKVLGVGILILFLILSVLIIGSFKSIDKPTDDEEKITLKVAGDYNLRPYEYVNEKGQFEGFNVDIMKAIEKAMNINIELIPMTWADAIEALENGEVDAIQGMSKTKERTNKYAFTQSTIINSHAIFVLRETKGVNGIEDLYGLRVAYQEKDVQEETIKEIPGIIPISRSSQTEAIEALLDGHADAFIGNRITAIYYLNSIKKTNEVKIVGEPLGETAYGPATMPSNRLAYRLLEEGLNKIKEDETYDKIYRKWFGNQLSDGYLIFRKIVKYVAIGGCVSGLVVLLLFVWNKKLKHEVSIRTSEIELANKELLVQQERIYKLAYYDPITDLPNKYYFIDELNETISQLNKEEKLAVLYLDLDRFKHINDNLGHNIGDELLRLLGTRLQKLIRKEDLIARSGGDEYLILLKNIKNTSQIDEVVSRIIKSFKEHISYKGYELYLTTSIGIAIYPEGGEDSNSLIKNSEIALYKAKEMGGNSYYIYNAEIGKREYDNLITLNQLRQAINNDEFILYYQPKFDIKTREIIGMEGLIRWQNPKRGLVFPDEFIPLAEETGLIYAIGEWTLREACRQNKEWIDKGYKPRRVCVNISARQFQHYNFLDMVSNILEETKLEPWYLGVEITETTAISDINYTIDVLNRLKKLGVSVIMDDFGTGYSNLGYLSEMNIDELKIDKSFVWSLENNEKYREISKTIILLAKQFNIRVTAEGIESEEQLNILRELGSDTGQGYYFSRPIPPEELEKML; this is translated from the coding sequence ATGAAAAAGAAAGTTTTGGGAGTGGGGATTTTAATACTGTTCCTTATTTTATCCGTTCTGATCATTGGCAGTTTTAAATCAATAGATAAACCAACAGATGATGAAGAGAAAATTACATTGAAGGTCGCTGGAGATTATAATCTTAGGCCTTATGAATATGTAAATGAAAAAGGTCAATTTGAAGGATTTAATGTGGATATAATGAAAGCCATAGAAAAGGCCATGAATATTAATATTGAATTAATACCTATGACCTGGGCTGATGCTATAGAAGCTTTAGAAAATGGGGAAGTAGACGCTATCCAAGGCATGTCTAAGACAAAGGAAAGAACTAATAAATATGCTTTTACCCAATCTACAATTATTAATTCCCATGCCATTTTTGTGCTTAGAGAAACAAAAGGAGTAAATGGAATTGAAGATTTATATGGGCTAAGGGTAGCCTATCAGGAAAAGGATGTTCAAGAGGAGACAATAAAAGAGATACCTGGTATCATTCCTATATCCCGAAGTAGTCAAACGGAGGCTATTGAGGCTTTATTGGATGGTCATGCTGATGCTTTTATAGGTAATAGAATAACAGCTATTTATTATCTTAATTCCATTAAGAAAACTAATGAAGTAAAAATTGTAGGGGAGCCTTTAGGGGAAACTGCTTATGGTCCTGCCACAATGCCTTCAAATAGGTTAGCCTATAGATTGTTAGAAGAAGGATTAAATAAAATAAAAGAAGATGAAACCTATGATAAAATATATAGAAAGTGGTTTGGTAATCAGCTATCCGATGGTTATCTAATATTTAGAAAAATCGTTAAATATGTAGCCATTGGGGGCTGCGTTAGTGGTTTAGTAGTCCTATTGCTCTTCGTTTGGAATAAAAAATTGAAACATGAAGTGTCTATAAGAACTAGTGAGATAGAACTTGCCAACAAAGAACTATTAGTTCAACAAGAAAGAATATATAAACTAGCCTATTATGATCCTATCACTGATCTTCCCAATAAGTACTATTTTATAGATGAATTAAATGAAACTATTAGCCAATTGAATAAAGAAGAAAAATTAGCTGTACTCTATTTGGACTTAGATAGATTTAAACATATAAACGATAATCTAGGGCATAATATAGGAGATGAATTATTGAGATTATTAGGCACTAGATTGCAGAAGCTGATCCGTAAAGAAGATTTAATAGCCCGAAGCGGTGGAGATGAATATCTAATTTTATTGAAAAATATAAAAAATACATCTCAAATAGATGAGGTAGTAAGTAGAATCATCAAAAGTTTTAAAGAACACATATCTTATAAGGGTTATGAATTGTACTTAACTACTAGCATTGGAATTGCCATATATCCAGAAGGAGGAGAAGATAGTAATTCCCTTATAAAAAATTCAGAAATTGCTTTATATAAGGCCAAGGAAATGGGAGGCAATAGTTATTATATATATAATGCAGAAATTGGAAAAAGAGAATACGATAACCTCATAACATTAAATCAGCTAAGACAAGCTATAAACAATGATGAATTCATATTGTATTATCAACCCAAATTCGATATAAAAACTCGGGAAATAATTGGCATGGAAGGACTCATTAGGTGGCAGAATCCAAAAAGAGGCTTAGTTTTTCCAGATGAATTTATTCCTTTAGCTGAAGAAACGGGACTTATATATGCCATAGGTGAATGGACTTTGCGTGAAGCCTGTAGACAGAATAAAGAATGGATTGATAAGGGTTATAAACCAAGGCGGGTTTGCGTAAATATTTCAGCAAGACAATTTCAGCACTATAATTTCTTAGATATGGTATCCAATATATTAGAAGAAACTAAATTAGAGCCTTGGTATTTAGGCGTGGAAATAACCGAAACTACTGCCATATCAGATATAAATTATACGATAGATGTGTTAAATAGATTAAAGAAATTAGGGGTATCTGTTATAATGGACGATTTTGGTACAGGCTATTCTAATTTAGGATACTTAAGTGAAATGAATATAGACGAATTGAAGATAGATAAAAGCTTTGTTTGGAGCTTAGAAAATAATGAAAAGTATAGAGAAATTTCCAAAACCATAATACTACTTGCCAAACAATTTAACATAAGGGTTACTGCAGAAGGAATTGAATCGGAGGAGCAATTAAATATATTAAGGGAGTTGGGATCAGATACAGGTCAGGGATATTATTTTAGCCGTCCAATCCCACCAGAAGAATTGGAAAAGATGTTATAG
- a CDS encoding hemerythrin domain-containing protein, with translation MKSIDIIIEEHEHVRRMLKVIRKYCYKVLLDEEIDYGDFYKIIDFIRNYTDSYHHSKEEDILFKAMAEKMPKLINNGPITGMLIEHDMARLYVSNLEKALEKYEEGDDESRLDIIANAISYTDLLERHIEKENSAIFKFANSILTEDVKKKVDEECDHVDLALEDTGVQRKYLSLLVYLEEKVKK, from the coding sequence ATGAAATCAATTGACATTATCATAGAAGAACATGAACATGTTAGAAGGATGTTAAAGGTTATTAGGAAATATTGTTATAAGGTGTTGCTTGACGAGGAAATAGATTATGGGGATTTTTATAAGATAATCGATTTTATCAGGAATTATACAGATAGCTATCATCACTCTAAGGAGGAAGATATTCTATTTAAAGCAATGGCAGAAAAGATGCCCAAGTTAATCAATAATGGTCCTATTACAGGAATGCTCATAGAACATGATATGGCTAGACTGTATGTTTCCAATCTAGAGAAGGCCTTAGAAAAATATGAAGAAGGGGATGATGAATCGAGATTAGATATAATTGCAAATGCTATATCCTATACGGATTTATTGGAACGGCATATTGAAAAGGAGAATAGTGCTATATTTAAATTTGCTAATAGTATCTTAACGGAAGATGTTAAGAAAAAGGTGGACGAAGAATGTGATCATGTTGATTTAGCTTTAGAAGATACGGGGGTTCAACGTAAGTATTTAAGTTTGCTAGTCTACTTGGAAGAAAAGGTAAAAAAATAA
- a CDS encoding DUF438 domain-containing protein encodes MSELINNREYRQKLMKEVIRELHAGKTVDEVKEKFSKVIEGVPPSEIAAMEAQLVKEGLPIEEIQRLCNVHAEVFKGSIEEIHHPEEVPGHPIYIMREENRAIEEYIDNTLRKNIEKFRMDDSNDNINDLISDLNLLWDVDKHYSRKENLIFPYLEKYGITTPPQVMWGVDDEIRALIKEAKLMLMDYRGNKEEVIQKIEEMAHEIKEMIYKEEKILFPMALETLTEDEWVTVYRESDEIGYAIIEPEKDWELKRVRISLTEGGEISEKGNIKFETGFLTPEEISQILNTIPGDITFVDKNDIVKYYSQGKERIFARTKSVIGRSVQNCHPPASVHVVEKIVKDFKSGKKDHEDFWIKMGDKYVMIRYFAVRNKDGEYLGTLEFTQNIAPIKAIEGEKRLLSED; translated from the coding sequence ATGAGCGAATTAATAAACAATAGGGAGTACAGACAAAAACTGATGAAGGAAGTAATTAGGGAACTCCATGCAGGTAAAACTGTCGATGAAGTGAAAGAAAAATTTTCTAAGGTAATAGAAGGAGTTCCTCCTTCTGAAATAGCAGCAATGGAGGCTCAATTAGTAAAGGAAGGATTGCCTATAGAAGAAATACAGCGACTATGTAATGTTCATGCAGAAGTCTTTAAAGGTTCCATTGAAGAAATCCACCATCCTGAGGAAGTGCCAGGGCATCCTATTTATATTATGAGGGAGGAAAATAGAGCAATAGAAGAATATATAGATAATACATTAAGGAAAAATATAGAGAAGTTTAGGATGGATGACTCTAATGATAATATAAATGACCTTATTAGCGATTTAAATCTTCTATGGGATGTGGATAAGCATTATAGCAGGAAGGAGAATTTAATATTCCCCTACCTAGAAAAATATGGCATCACCACTCCACCCCAAGTAATGTGGGGAGTAGATGACGAGATTAGGGCTTTAATAAAGGAAGCAAAGCTTATGTTAATGGATTATAGAGGTAATAAGGAAGAGGTAATCCAAAAAATTGAAGAAATGGCACATGAAATAAAGGAAATGATCTATAAAGAAGAAAAGATTTTATTCCCAATGGCATTGGAAACTTTAACTGAGGATGAATGGGTTACCGTATATAGGGAAAGTGATGAAATTGGCTATGCAATAATAGAACCAGAAAAGGATTGGGAGCTTAAACGGGTAAGGATTTCTCTTACAGAAGGAGGAGAGATTTCAGAAAAGGGAAATATAAAATTTGAGACAGGTTTTTTAACACCAGAGGAAATAAGTCAGATATTAAATACCATCCCTGGGGATATAACTTTTGTAGATAAGAATGATATTGTAAAATATTATTCCCAAGGGAAGGAAAGGATATTTGCACGTACTAAATCGGTTATAGGTAGGTCTGTTCAAAACTGCCATCCCCCAGCAAGTGTTCATGTAGTTGAAAAGATAGTAAAGGATTTTAAATCAGGTAAAAAAGACCATGAGGATTTCTGGATTAAGATGGGAGATAAATATGTTATGATAAGATATTTTGCAGTGAGAAATAAGGATGGAGAATATTTAGGTACATTAGAATTCACACAGAATATAGCTCCTATCAAGGCAATAGAAGGAGAAAAGAGATTACTATCAGAGGATTAA
- a CDS encoding Crp/Fnr family transcriptional regulator → MSCSCEKSGRRKSCIEMVPIFSTLTYDEMMEVAKITVPRSYKKGEMIYMAGDKGEKLFVIHKGQVKISRLSPAGKEQVIRILGPGEFMGELSLFVCKPQTDNAETLEDTSICVIDGEKLKGIMAKYPTIAFKVLEELSHRLDKAEKLIEYLGSHDVETRIVETLLELADDKGEVVLNMSKKDLASHMGMSQETLSRKLSYFQDMGWIKQIGHRRIIIVDEIGLRTLI, encoded by the coding sequence ATGAGTTGTAGTTGTGAAAAAAGTGGTAGAAGGAAAAGCTGTATTGAAATGGTGCCTATATTTAGTACTTTAACCTATGATGAAATGATGGAAGTAGCCAAAATTACAGTACCTAGAAGTTATAAAAAAGGCGAAATGATTTATATGGCTGGAGATAAAGGGGAAAAGCTATTCGTTATCCATAAGGGACAGGTTAAAATATCTAGACTTTCTCCAGCAGGAAAAGAACAGGTTATTAGAATATTAGGACCAGGAGAGTTTATGGGAGAGCTATCCCTTTTTGTGTGCAAACCTCAAACGGATAATGCGGAGACCTTGGAGGATACAAGTATATGTGTGATAGATGGAGAAAAATTAAAGGGTATAATGGCCAAATATCCAACTATAGCTTTTAAAGTGTTGGAGGAGTTAAGCCATAGATTGGACAAGGCAGAAAAACTTATAGAATATTTGGGTAGTCACGATGTGGAAACTAGAATTGTCGAAACATTATTGGAATTGGCCGATGATAAAGGAGAAGTAGTTCTCAATATGAGTAAAAAGGACCTTGCCTCTCATATGGGGATGAGCCAAGAAACCTTAAGCAGGAAATTATCCTATTTTCAGGATATGGGTTGGATTAAACAAATTGGGCATAGGCGGATAATAATAGTGGATGAAATTGGATTGAGAACGTTAATATAA
- a CDS encoding TIGR01212 family radical SAM protein (This family includes YhcC from E. coli K-12, an uncharacterized radical SAM protein.) produces the protein MWGDKRYHTLNYELRKEFGQKVMKLSLDGGFTCPNRDGTIGHRGCVFCGEEGSGEFAGSRTLSIEEQIREQKKLLSNKWKTGKYIAYFQSFTNTYSAYEDLRKKYYSALSQEEIVGLAIATRPDCLSEDVLDLLTELNEKTYIWIELGLQTIHERTAKFIRRGYSLETYDIAIEKLKNKNIRVVTHLILGLPGESKDEILESVKYVANTNTWGVKFHLLYIQKGTDLYEYYLKNPFPILGRDEYISLVADSLELLPKEMVVHRVTGDGKKELLFEPRWSLDKLRVLSGIDKELKRRNSYQGLKY, from the coding sequence ATGTGGGGAGATAAAAGGTACCATACATTAAACTATGAATTAAGGAAAGAATTTGGGCAAAAGGTTATGAAACTATCGTTAGATGGAGGGTTTACTTGTCCTAATAGGGATGGGACTATTGGCCATAGAGGTTGTGTTTTTTGCGGAGAGGAAGGTTCTGGAGAATTTGCAGGGTCCAGAACCTTAAGCATTGAGGAACAGATTAGGGAACAGAAAAAACTTTTGTCTAACAAATGGAAGACGGGGAAATATATTGCCTATTTCCAGAGTTTCACCAATACCTATTCTGCTTATGAAGATCTAAGAAAAAAGTATTATTCCGCTCTTTCACAAGAGGAAATAGTAGGATTAGCCATAGCTACCAGGCCTGATTGTTTATCGGAAGATGTACTAGATCTTTTAACTGAACTAAATGAAAAGACCTATATATGGATAGAACTAGGGCTTCAAACTATCCATGAGAGGACTGCAAAATTTATCAGACGAGGCTATTCCTTAGAGACCTATGATATAGCCATAGAAAAGTTAAAAAATAAAAATATAAGGGTGGTTACCCATTTAATACTTGGATTACCTGGGGAATCTAAGGATGAGATATTAGAATCTGTCAAATATGTAGCTAATACTAATACCTGGGGAGTTAAATTTCATCTATTGTATATCCAGAAGGGAACGGATTTGTATGAATACTATTTAAAAAACCCTTTTCCAATACTAGGCAGAGATGAATATATATCCTTGGTAGCAGATAGCCTCGAACTGCTTCCTAAAGAAATGGTAGTCCATAGAGTAACGGGCGATGGTAAAAAGGAATTACTATTTGAGCCTAGATGGTCTTTGGATAAATTAAGGGTTCTTTCAGGTATAGATAAGGAGTTAAAAAGGAGGAATTCATATCAAGGATTAAAATATTAA
- a CDS encoding LysM peptidoglycan-binding domain-containing protein: protein MENRYGAMQACPPGSFAYIIRPGDTLFQLANRFNTTVDAIMRINPGIDPNRLQIGQSICIPGATTPPPPGTCPNGFFHVIRAGDTYFRLSQQYGVSVDAIIRANPGVDPNRLQIGQRICIPGGTPPLPPCINGFYYTIRAGDTIFALSQRFNVSVEAIIGANPGINPNNLQIGQTICIPRAVTPGPPCPNGFLYSIRAGDTLFAIGQRFNVSVDAIIRANPGIDPNNLRIGQVICIPTF, encoded by the coding sequence ATGGAAAATAGATATGGAGCCATGCAAGCTTGTCCCCCAGGCAGCTTTGCCTATATTATAAGACCGGGAGATACTCTATTTCAATTGGCTAATAGATTTAATACTACAGTAGATGCCATTATGAGGATTAATCCAGGCATTGATCCAAATAGACTCCAAATAGGTCAAAGCATATGTATACCAGGGGCAACAACACCTCCACCCCCAGGAACTTGTCCTAATGGGTTTTTCCATGTAATAAGGGCAGGGGATACCTACTTCAGACTGAGCCAACAATATGGAGTAAGTGTAGACGCTATAATAAGGGCTAATCCGGGAGTGGATCCAAATAGACTGCAAATAGGTCAAAGAATATGTATACCTGGAGGAACTCCACCTTTGCCACCTTGTATAAATGGATTCTACTATACTATTAGGGCAGGGGATACTATATTTGCTCTTAGCCAGAGATTTAATGTAAGCGTTGAAGCCATAATTGGAGCTAATCCTGGAATTAATCCAAATAATCTTCAAATAGGTCAAACTATTTGTATTCCAAGAGCTGTAACCCCTGGACCACCATGTCCGAATGGATTCCTTTATTCCATAAGGGCAGGAGACACCCTATTTGCTATTGGTCAACGATTTAATGTAAGTGTTGATGCAATCATTAGGGCTAATCCGGGAATCGATCCAAACAATTTAAGAATAGGTCAAGTAATATGTATACCAACATTCTAA
- a CDS encoding LysM peptidoglycan-binding domain-containing protein, which translates to MNERHDIEGKCPRGSFPYTIKSGDTLYLLAQRYNTTVEAIMRINPGIDPKNLQIGQVICIPSEKPMPPCHDGFYYTIRQGDTFYKLSQQFGVSVEDLMRANPGVDPNNLQIGQVICIPHKVSPIPPCPNGFYYTIRPGDTIFSLSQRFNVSVQEILLANPGIDPNNLQIGMTICIPMKMPEPSLPPCPNGFYYTIRPGDTLFLIGQRFNVPVQEILQANPGIDPNNLRIGQIICIPRKCVVFCF; encoded by the coding sequence ATGAACGAAAGACATGATATAGAAGGAAAATGTCCTAGGGGCAGTTTCCCATATACCATCAAATCTGGAGATACTCTATATCTATTAGCCCAAAGGTATAATACCACTGTAGAGGCAATTATGAGAATTAATCCAGGAATCGATCCCAAAAATCTCCAAATAGGTCAAGTAATATGCATACCAAGTGAAAAGCCTATGCCACCATGCCATGACGGATTTTATTATACTATAAGGCAAGGAGATACATTCTATAAGCTGAGCCAACAATTTGGTGTAAGCGTGGAAGATTTGATGAGAGCTAATCCAGGAGTTGATCCAAATAATCTTCAAATTGGGCAGGTAATTTGTATTCCACATAAAGTATCTCCAATACCTCCATGTCCAAATGGGTTCTATTACACTATAAGACCAGGTGATACCATATTTTCCCTTAGCCAAAGATTCAATGTGTCCGTTCAAGAAATATTACTTGCAAATCCTGGAATCGATCCAAACAACTTACAGATAGGTATGACAATATGTATACCGATGAAAATGCCAGAGCCATCTTTACCTCCATGTCCAAATGGATTCTACTATACCATAAGACCAGGGGATACTCTATTTCTAATTGGACAACGGTTTAACGTACCAGTACAAGAAATACTTCAAGCAAATCCTGGAATCGATCCAAATAACCTGAGGATTGGGCAGATAATATGTATTCCTAGAAAATGTGTCGTATTCTGTTTCTAA
- a CDS encoding PadR family transcriptional regulator, producing the protein MKQRDIRDKIPLTETALLLLLALYKPNHGYNVMKMVKKMTEGRIIFGSGTLYGAINNLNKKGWIKLVRIDKESKKKEYVITDTSKKIVEMELARMKQMYDAGKKIIKGVNALNGD; encoded by the coding sequence ATGAAACAAAGGGATATACGAGATAAAATACCGCTGACCGAAACTGCCCTTCTTCTTTTACTTGCATTGTATAAGCCAAATCATGGATATAATGTTATGAAGATGGTTAAAAAAATGACAGAAGGGAGAATCATTTTTGGGTCAGGAACATTATATGGAGCAATAAATAATCTTAATAAAAAAGGTTGGATTAAGCTAGTTAGGATAGATAAGGAGTCAAAAAAGAAAGAATATGTGATTACTGATACTAGCAAAAAAATTGTTGAAATGGAATTGGCACGCATGAAGCAAATGTATGATGCGGGAAAAAAGATTATTAAGGGGGTAAATGCATTAAATGGTGACTAA
- a CDS encoding DUF4260 domain-containing protein, producing MTPKIWIRIEGALGFLLSLIIYLHLDFNMLVFFICLFLPDLLMLGYLVDNNVGAFFYNLGHVFVFPLILLLLAAITKGQIFIMAGLIWSAHIFLDRMIGYGLKYVEGFKITHLQKLD from the coding sequence ATGACACCTAAAATTTGGATACGTATTGAAGGCGCATTAGGTTTTTTATTAAGCCTAATAATCTATCTTCATCTAGATTTTAATATGCTTGTTTTTTTTATATGTTTATTTTTACCTGACCTACTCATGTTAGGATATTTAGTCGATAATAATGTAGGAGCATTCTTCTACAATCTGGGGCATGTTTTTGTATTTCCTTTAATTTTATTGTTATTAGCAGCTATTACAAAAGGACAAATATTCATAATGGCAGGATTGATATGGTCTGCCCATATCTTTCTTGATAGAATGATAGGCTATGGTTTGAAATATGTCGAAGGATTCAAAATTACACATCTACAAAAATTGGATTAA
- a CDS encoding MerR family transcriptional regulator, with protein MLIKEFADKYKLTADTIRFYEKIGLIQPKRLHNSYRFYDEECEKTVQLIIVLKQLEFSLEEIRFLLSLQKKPISSECNEIAVNMFQNKINQIENKIAFLKIASKQLDQVKQLMENNRYQQNYDKIQRLVEVMYKQLLKGGVKKDDT; from the coding sequence ATGTTAATTAAAGAATTTGCAGATAAGTATAAGCTTACTGCCGACACCATCAGGTTTTATGAAAAAATAGGGCTTATTCAGCCAAAACGGCTGCATAATAGCTACCGTTTCTATGATGAAGAATGTGAAAAAACAGTTCAACTTATTATAGTGCTAAAACAACTAGAATTTTCACTAGAAGAAATTAGGTTTCTATTATCCCTGCAAAAAAAACCCATATCATCTGAATGTAATGAAATAGCAGTTAATATGTTTCAAAATAAAATTAATCAAATTGAAAATAAGATTGCTTTTTTAAAAATAGCCAGCAAACAATTAGATCAAGTTAAACAGCTTATGGAAAATAACCGATATCAGCAGAACTATGATAAGATTCAAAGGTTAGTAGAAGTTATGTATAAGCAATTACTGAAAGGAGGAGTAAAAAAAGATGACACCTAA
- a CDS encoding FAD-binding oxidoreductase translates to MENYYIKTNRTFTTIRRNAWIFTVLVAIGGLWVPKLGLLVILIMLSLTTTSFFKGRHWCGNFCPHGSLFDRITLPISFNRKIPNFLKSKYMTIGFFIFFMFNFTRKLMNAFTLWGNYNFLDRLGLVFVTTYLMVLITGGLFAVLINPRTWCQFCPMGSIQKVVHKLGRMVGITEKTEMKVTIENVNKCHKCGKCSRVCPFQLTPYLEFGEDNQFHNINCIKCATCVENCPANILSLKTKEEAIELKKNSNSIGYENKQKIKAKITDIKNLKDNIREYTFSFIYPEKVDYKPGQFILVKIQDEPKAFRAYSISSSNENSTKLSIIIKKVEKGYGTNIIFNNFKVGDVVELEGPMGNELVVDGTIEKILFIGNGIGITPFIGLTKEVLANKPNVKEVKLLDGQRYEDEFLYRDYFESLVKEDKRFHYLPIVSRDKNSSIKKGYVTHLLKDMDLEGYKVYMCGSKNMIIDSYRILLDKGVKKEDIFYESEERIAILN, encoded by the coding sequence ATGGAAAATTATTATATTAAAACCAACAGAACCTTTACTACCATAAGAAGAAACGCTTGGATATTTACCGTCTTAGTAGCCATTGGTGGTTTGTGGGTACCAAAATTAGGCTTATTGGTCATATTGATAATGTTAAGCTTAACTACTACTTCCTTTTTTAAAGGAAGGCACTGGTGTGGTAACTTTTGTCCCCACGGGTCCTTATTCGACAGAATAACCCTGCCTATAAGCTTCAACAGAAAGATACCAAATTTCTTAAAATCCAAGTATATGACTATTGGTTTCTTCATATTCTTTATGTTCAATTTCACGAGAAAACTCATGAATGCATTTACACTATGGGGAAACTACAACTTTTTAGACAGACTAGGCCTTGTATTCGTTACAACTTACTTAATGGTTCTAATAACTGGGGGACTCTTTGCAGTATTAATAAACCCAAGGACTTGGTGCCAATTCTGTCCTATGGGTAGCATTCAGAAAGTAGTCCATAAACTAGGCAGAATGGTTGGAATTACCGAAAAAACGGAAATGAAAGTAACTATCGAAAATGTAAATAAATGCCATAAATGTGGTAAATGTTCAAGGGTATGCCCCTTCCAGTTGACACCTTATCTAGAATTTGGAGAAGATAACCAGTTTCACAATATAAACTGTATTAAATGCGCTACATGTGTTGAAAACTGTCCCGCCAATATTTTGTCACTAAAAACCAAAGAGGAAGCAATTGAATTGAAGAAAAATAGCAATTCCATAGGTTATGAAAACAAACAAAAGATTAAGGCAAAGATTACAGACATTAAGAACTTAAAAGATAATATAAGGGAATATACCTTCTCTTTCATATATCCTGAAAAAGTAGATTATAAGCCAGGTCAGTTTATTTTAGTCAAAATTCAAGATGAACCTAAGGCTTTTAGAGCTTATTCCATTTCTTCCTCTAATGAAAATAGCACTAAGCTAAGCATCATAATCAAGAAAGTTGAAAAAGGATATGGAACTAATATAATATTTAATAATTTCAAAGTTGGAGATGTAGTGGAATTAGAAGGCCCTATGGGAAATGAATTAGTAGTAGATGGCACTATCGAAAAGATATTATTCATTGGAAACGGGATAGGAATTACTCCTTTTATAGGCTTGACTAAGGAAGTATTGGCCAATAAACCAAATGTAAAAGAGGTAAAGTTATTAGATGGTCAAAGATATGAAGATGAATTCTTATATAGAGATTATTTCGAATCTCTAGTCAAAGAAGACAAGCGGTTCCATTACTTGCCGATAGTATCTCGAGATAAAAACAGCTCTATTAAGAAAGGCTATGTAACTCACCTGTTAAAAGATATGGATTTAGAAGGATATAAAGTGTATATGTGCGGGTCTAAGAATATGATTATCGATAGTTATAGGATACTCCTTGATAAAGGGGTTAAAAAAGAAGATATATTCTACGAAAGCGAAGAAAGGATTGCAATTCTAAATTAA